The genome window CTACGCCCTGCAATTCGCGAACCGGGGAGGAATCGACCTCGCGTTGGCAATTGACCGGAAAATGGCTAAGAATGCACTCAAGTACCCCGTAGACTTGGCCAAGGGAAGCGCGGAGAAGCGGGGTTAGTACTCTTCAGCATGCCGATAAAAAGTAGCCACAGCCCGCAAGTCTCGGATCTCGCCGCCAGCATCGAAGCGGTCGCCTCGCAGCCGGAGGTGCGCTCCTTGCTGGTATTGGCTTGCGACGAAAACGGCTACACCGCCGCCGCCTTGGATCCCATCCTGAAGGCTCAGGACTTGCCTTTGGCAGGGGGCATTTTCCCGCAGATCATCTTGGGGCCGACGCGCATGGAAAAGGGCCACATCGTTGTGGGCTTGAGGGAAACCTTGCAGGTCGAGACGATTGCAGGCTTGAGCGATCTGAGTGAGGATTTTGAAGCGCGATTGGAAGCGTTGGACGTAGACTTCTCCGATACGCGCACTGTGATGGTTTTCGTGGATGGCTTGTCCTCTCGTATCAACACCCTCGTGGAGGAGCTGTTTGCCGTCTTTGGATTGGAGGCGAACTACATCGGCGGTGGAGCGGGATCGCTCAGCTTGGAACAGCGTCCCTGCTTGTTCACCAACGGCGGACTGGTCAAGGACTGCGCGGTCTTGGCTTTCTCCAACTTGCAAACGGGCATCGGCGTTTCGCACGGCTGGCAGGAGCTGGAGGGCCCCTTCGAGGTGACGGAGTCGGACCGCAACACCTTGATTTCGCTCGATTGGCAGCCCGCCTTCGAGGTTTACCGCGAAACGGTGGAAGCTCACGCGGGCAACGTTTTCGCTTCCAAGGACTTTTTCAAGATCGCCAACTCCTACCCCTTTGGCATTAGCCGCCTGGCGGCGGAGAAGATCGTGCGCGACCCGATTTCGCTTGGGCCCAACAAGGAGATCGTTTGCATCGGCGAAGTTCCGCAGCAGGCGTTCGTCCATATTTTGAAGGGCGATCCCGCTTCCTTGATCGCGGCAGCCAAGGAGGCCTTGCGGCGCGGTCGCAGCGGTTACGAGGGAAGGACGGATCGCCGCATGGTGTTCCTGGTGGACTGCATATCCCGCTATCTCTTCCTAGGCGATGAATTTGATCGCGAGCTTGAGGCCTTGTCGATCGACGAGGAGACGCCGCGCTTCGGAGTGCTCAGCTTGGGCGAGATCGCCAACAACCGGAAGGACTACCTCGAGTTCTACAACAAGACGGCGGTAGTCGCAGTGATGGAATCCTGATGTTGCTGCGCGCGGAAGAACAACAGATCTACTACGAGATCTCCATGTCGATCGGGATCGGTTTCGATTACCGAAAGATGCTCAAGGAGTGTGTTGGCAAGTACTTGCGAAAGCTCAATCTCTCTGCGGGTTGCGTCTTGCGCAGGAAGGAACTGGGAAACGGCGTATTTATCCTCGAGCCCTTCTACATGCTGCCCAAGAAGGTCGCGGCCAACCGGGCGATCCAAATCGTAAATTCCCGTCTGCAGCCGCAGTACGATCGCGAGAGCTTGGAGGCCTTGGAAGCGGAGCTTCCTTTTCCCCACAACTCGGTCGACGAGGAATTCGCGCACTTCTTCCGGCTACCCGATTTCGGGGTATTGGTCCTGGTCAAGAGCGGTGGCCCGCTGGACGAGCGGACCATCAACTCCCTGGCGGCCCTTAACGCGAAGTTGGCGAACGCCCTCAACGCCGGCTTGCAGAAGGAAGCCCTGGCGGAAAGCGAGCAGCGGCTCGCGGACGCCAACGAACGCCTGGCGGAGTTCGACGCGGACAAGCTCGCCTTCATCCAGTACATCTCGCACGAGTTGAACACGCCCCTCAATTGGATCGGCAGCTTGAACATGATGGAAAGCCAGTCGCTGACTGCGGAGAACGCGCGTTACCTCGACTTCGCACGCAAGGGCTTCAGCCGCATTTCCCGCTTGGCCCAACTGGCCAGCTCCTACTTCGAAGAGGCGCGGCAGAAGCGGAAAGGCGAAACCCATTTGCTGGGCTTGCGCGATCTCGAGTCCGCCCTGCAGTCGACCATGATGGGCAAGCTTGCCGCCAAGGAGCTGACCTTGGTCTTCGAAGGAGACTGGGAAGGAAACCTGGTGGTCGACAAGGAAGGCCTGATGTGGGTGTTGCAGGTACTCTTGGACAATGCGGTGCACTTTTCGCTCTGGGAGCAGACCATTCGAATTTCCTTGGAGCGAAGCGGAGCGAGCGTCGTGTTTCGCGTGACGGACCAGGGCGTCGGGATCGAGTCGGAGGATCTGCGGGCGATTTTCAAGCCTTGCCAGATGCCGGAGCACAAGCGGAGCGAGGGTGGCTACGGGTTTAGCCTGCCGCGGGCAAATCTCATTTGCGAGGCGAACGCTTGGCGCCTTTCCGTGGTAAGCGAAGGGCAGGGGAAAGGGGCTTGTTTTTCCCTAAGCCTTTGAAGGGCAAACGCTCGCGGACTTTGACCCAAACAGGTGCCGGATGGACGGGGATTTTGTCGCCGACTTCGCATTGACTTCCCTGCAGCCAGCGGCTTTTTTCCGAATTGCGACTGGCGATGCAAAGGCGGGATTGACCGCTGGGAAGCGGTTCAGTTCTATCGCGCGCCTGGGTAGAACTTTTCAGAGAAAAACCGCTTCCAAATCAAATCATCATGAGTGACACCACCGCCGCCACGCCACTGCAGGACTACTTGTCCTCCCGTTCCTCCGAGTCTATCTCGCCCGCTATGGTCAGCTACCTCGCTAGCCTGCAGCAGGTTGCAGAAGTGAATCCCGGGATCGCCCGCTCCATCGTCAAGGAGCTAGAGGACCAACGCAGCAACTTGAAGCTCATCGCTTCGGAAAACTACACGTCCACCAATACTCAGGCTGCCATGGGCAACCTGCTGACGGACAAGTACGCCGAAGGTTTTGCGGGCGCTCGCTACTACGCCGGTTGCGACAACATCGACGACATCGAGTCCGAAGCCTGCCGTCTCGCCTGCGAACTATTCAAGGCAGAGCATGCCTACGTGCAGCCGCACTCCGGGGCGGACGCCAACATGATCGCCTTCTGGGCGATTCTCCAAGCCAAGGTTGGCGTTCCAACGCTCGAGGAACTCGGCGAGCCGAACCCTGCCAAGCTTTCCCGCGAGGATTGGAACAAGGTGCGTGCCGCCATGGGCAACCAGCGCTTGCTGGGGCTCGACTACTACTCGGGCGGCCACCTCACGCACGGTTACCGTTTCAACGTTTCCGCTCAGACTTTCGATGCGTACAGCTACTCGGTCGATCCGGAAACCGGCTTGCTCGACTACGATGCCCTCGAAAAGCAAGCGGAAGAGGTGAAGCCGCTCATCCTGCTCGCCGGCTATTCCGCTTACCCGCGCAAGATGAACTTCCGCCGCATGCGGGAGATCGCAGATAAGGTGGGAGCCGTCTTGATGGTAGACATGGCGCACTTCGCCGGCTTGGTCGCGGGCGACGTGTTCGAAGGCGACTTCAACCCGATGCCCTTCGCGGACGTGGTTACCTCCACCACGCACAAGACCTTGCGCGGACCTCGTGGCGGTATCGTTCTCTGCAAGAAGGAGTTTGCTGAGTTCGTGGACAAGGGCTGCCCGCTCGTCATCGGCGGTCCGCTTCCGCACGTCATGGCGGCCAAGGCCATCGCCTTCCAGGAGGCGCTCAAGCCAGAGTTCAAGGCCTACGCGGCCAAGGTCGTGGAGAACACCAGCGCTCTTGCCCAAGCCATGATCGACGAAGGCCTCACCATCGCGACCGGCGGTTCGGACAATCACTTGCTCCTGATCAACGTGACCAGCTTCGGCCTCAACGGCCGTCAAGCGGAAGCCGCAGTGCGCGAAGCGGGCGTTACCCTCAATCGGAACTCGCTTCCTTTCGACCCGAACGGCCCGCACTACACCAGCGGCCTGCGCGTCGGCGCTCCCGCTGTCACCTCGCTCGGCATGGGCGTAGAGCAGATGAAGGAAATCGCATCCATCTTCAAGCTGATCCTCTCCAACACCAAGCCAGCTACCATCGCCAGCGGCAAGAACGCCGGCCAGCCCAGCAAGGTGAAGTACGAGTTGTCCGACGAAGTGATCGCGGAAGCCCGCGGTCGCGTGAAGGCTTTGCTCGACGAGTTCGT of Pelagicoccus enzymogenes contains these proteins:
- a CDS encoding glycine hydroxymethyltransferase, whose protein sequence is MSDTTAATPLQDYLSSRSSESISPAMVSYLASLQQVAEVNPGIARSIVKELEDQRSNLKLIASENYTSTNTQAAMGNLLTDKYAEGFAGARYYAGCDNIDDIESEACRLACELFKAEHAYVQPHSGADANMIAFWAILQAKVGVPTLEELGEPNPAKLSREDWNKVRAAMGNQRLLGLDYYSGGHLTHGYRFNVSAQTFDAYSYSVDPETGLLDYDALEKQAEEVKPLILLAGYSAYPRKMNFRRMREIADKVGAVLMVDMAHFAGLVAGDVFEGDFNPMPFADVVTSTTHKTLRGPRGGIVLCKKEFAEFVDKGCPLVIGGPLPHVMAAKAIAFQEALKPEFKAYAAKVVENTSALAQAMIDEGLTIATGGSDNHLLLINVTSFGLNGRQAEAAVREAGVTLNRNSLPFDPNGPHYTSGLRVGAPAVTSLGMGVEQMKEIASIFKLILSNTKPATIASGKNAGQPSKVKYELSDEVIAEARGRVKALLDEFVLYPEIDLDFLKASFGA
- a CDS encoding FIST signal transduction protein — its product is MPIKSSHSPQVSDLAASIEAVASQPEVRSLLVLACDENGYTAAALDPILKAQDLPLAGGIFPQIILGPTRMEKGHIVVGLRETLQVETIAGLSDLSEDFEARLEALDVDFSDTRTVMVFVDGLSSRINTLVEELFAVFGLEANYIGGGAGSLSLEQRPCLFTNGGLVKDCAVLAFSNLQTGIGVSHGWQELEGPFEVTESDRNTLISLDWQPAFEVYRETVEAHAGNVFASKDFFKIANSYPFGISRLAAEKIVRDPISLGPNKEIVCIGEVPQQAFVHILKGDPASLIAAAKEALRRGRSGYEGRTDRRMVFLVDCISRYLFLGDEFDRELEALSIDEETPRFGVLSLGEIANNRKDYLEFYNKTAVVAVMES
- a CDS encoding sensor histidine kinase, producing the protein MLLRAEEQQIYYEISMSIGIGFDYRKMLKECVGKYLRKLNLSAGCVLRRKELGNGVFILEPFYMLPKKVAANRAIQIVNSRLQPQYDRESLEALEAELPFPHNSVDEEFAHFFRLPDFGVLVLVKSGGPLDERTINSLAALNAKLANALNAGLQKEALAESEQRLADANERLAEFDADKLAFIQYISHELNTPLNWIGSLNMMESQSLTAENARYLDFARKGFSRISRLAQLASSYFEEARQKRKGETHLLGLRDLESALQSTMMGKLAAKELTLVFEGDWEGNLVVDKEGLMWVLQVLLDNAVHFSLWEQTIRISLERSGASVVFRVTDQGVGIESEDLRAIFKPCQMPEHKRSEGGYGFSLPRANLICEANAWRLSVVSEGQGKGACFSLSL